CATTAAATGAACGAGATGGGCGTTATTGATTTTTAGATATTTCAGCTGTGGCGCAAAAAGGCTCTCGAGCAGCAATTCAGGATTCTTCAAATCTAATTCAACGAGTTCGAGAGACTTGGGACCTCCATGAAACTTTTTTCTTGCCACTTTTCCTTCCAATGACAGGTGCTGCAAAAAGTAGcaattgattaaaatattgttttttgtgtttcatttgcttaCCTTCAGCTTAGTTAGCTGTGCGAGTGACTCTAAAAAATCTTCTTCCGGATCTTTCACAAGAAGGTGTAGATAAGTTAGCTCAGGACAGTGGCGAGTAATAGATTCAAAGCATTGTAGTGGAATAAGATCTCTGATGGAGAGTTCCCGAAGAAGAGGGTGTCTTTTGAAAAATTCATGACTTCTTCCTGAAACTAACTCTTCAATACTGCCAAATCTTAAGGACAAATCCTCTAGGAGTGGAAACGTGAGCTCGAGGAACGGTTCGATATATTCCTcacaaaaaagaagcacaTGAGCTAATTTCAACTGTCCGCTCAGGTGTTTCCATACTTTCAACTCAAAATCACACGTACACCTCATATTAAGACTCTGCAAACTTGGCATGCTCCTACAGATAATGTTAAAGTGATCATCCGGTAAAACCGTGAACGGTCCATTCGTTTTGCAATTGCTCTTAATCTTCAAATACTCCAGTTTAGGAGCTTCCAGCAGAAGCAATCGTAATTGCTCGGAAGTTACATCACATTTTAAATCCAACATCCGGATATTAGACTTAAGCGTGCGCAGTAACCGTACTAAGCTTTCAAACTGATCAACTTGGGAGTAAAGCGCATTAACTTTAATGTTGAGGtagtttctttttgtgttggaaaaaaaatcaaaatcggAAATACGATGCTCCAAGCACACACGCTTCATCCTTCGTCCCGAAAAAGTAAGTTccgcccaccgccggcacACGAGGGACGCTGGCTTAAGCTCGTAGACATCCAAGTAGTCGAAAATTTGGTATAAAAcctaccaaaaacaaacacttgttAGAAACCTACATTTACTTGATGTTGTGAATTACTTACCTCATCGGGCACGTTATTCAGCTCCATATTTTCGAACGAAAGTTCACTGATCTTGATCAAAAAACGGGAAATATCTTGGGAAACTCGTTCAAAAAATGTTTAAGAACCAACACAGAATGAATGTCAAAAAGACATGATTCACAGTTGtgtcaaatgtcaaaaaacAGTGCAGGGTTGCAGTCGTACATACGGATGTCATATTAAATGACTGATTAAACCAAACATTCCTAACAAATATTTGGCAGGCCAAACATAAAACTGCAACACTTGTGTATGCGAAACAGAACAAATTGGTTAATCCTTACAAAAGGAGTTTCTTTCGCTGGGTCTTTCAAACTGAAGCATAACATATCGTGCAAGAGCAAGAGAGTGGTTTTGAGAGCGAACTCGACGGAGTCAGGTTCGAAAATACAAAGTCAGTTTCGAAAGTCAGTTAGATACAGGTACCCATTCCGAGCGCCagaatttcaaaaattttcgaaCTTCTGCCGGCACCCGGTCGTGTGTGCGTTAAATAGTAAGTTGTGCCCCGCGTCGTTCGCAAAGTGGTCGCTTCGCAGCGATTTCGTGCGGATTCCGTGTTTGCAAcgcagtttttcttttttgctctaTCACTGTACAACTAAAAGCAAAGGTTAGAATTCCGAATAATTTACGAAGTTCGAAAAAACAGAGGATTCTCAGAGGAATTTTATAATTCAAAATTGCGCGTGGTCGAGTATCGTTCTCGGCCGCGGTTCCGATGTGCAGCACTGTTTTGTGTATTTTGGATCGCGTTTCGCCGATGGCACGGTTTCCGCTCTGTGGCCACGAGGGTCGCGTTTTCCGCCGCAACGCGCATAGCACGTGGCTGTcctcgtgtgtatgtgtttgtttggtggtTCACGATGCCCTACTTAATTTAAACTCAACCAACGCGTCGCGTGTTTGGAAGCGGAAGACGATACATCGCCATTCTTCGTGGGGCACATGTTTTCCACGCACAAAAAATAATCACAAAAACCGGTTCGCACATTTCCGAATGCACATTTTTGACACGGAAAAACTAGTAACAGTGTATCCGCCGGATGGGCTATTCAAAATTACAAACCGACACGCGGGCAGtgaagtgtttttttgtgtggcggATGTGGGGGGCTTTTCTCAGTTCATCTCTCGatggtgtttttattttttggcgCTCGATACATCATTACGCCGCGGCCCCTGAGTGGCGAAGATTGCGTGGCGGCATCGGGCGGTGCTTATACACATTATGTTGTTTATTCTTACAGCTTCTTCGCGCAGCGGCTTCGAAGTTGCGCATGTTGGCCTTTCGCCGAAACACCGTGATTGAGGTCATGCGCAGAGTCAAGCaaatcatcgccgtcgccgtcgtcgcaaTCAAGTGATCGCAGTGTCAAACTCAGTGATCAGTGATCCAGTGGGAGTGTGGAGCCGGAGAAAGTTCATCAACGCGAGCGGTGGCTTTGAACCGAAATTAGTGTCCCGCCCAGCCCATTCTCTGGGGTCGGTGAAACCTTTTTCGTTTGGCGACCCATAAACATTACACGGTAAGCTTAATCCTATGGCAAACGTTTGAGGGGGGATAACAGTGTGATCGATAGATGATCTTACGAGGGAACCAACGGGGAGCCGTGACTGCTTTTCCCGGTGACTCACCGAAAGGACGCGTGCACTTGTTGTGTGGGGTTTTTCTTGCAGCCCTCTGCATCTGCATCGGGTGTGCATCTTGTCAAATCGATCAGCTAGAAGCTAGAAATTCCCAGCTGTCGATGGCGGCCCACGACGACTGGACGAACTAATGAATCACCGGTCCGCCGATCGGCTGGCGACATGTGGAGCTCGTTCATTGCATATGCATTTATGTGGAATGTGCCACAGAAGCTAGCCGGCGCAGGATGGACTAAACGCAGCTCTGTACGCTAGCCACCGTGGAACACAACACGTCCTGTCTGACCCCTGATCGTGCCCTGTGTGCTGTGAGCGTTTGAATTAATTCGGTACCTTAGTAACCTAACCTCGAATCCTGAACTAGAATCTCCCGGAAGGTCTGGAAGCgatttgaaagtaaaatcTCTTCCGCGCCGATTCCTTCACGGAAAGGTCACattgtggtgtgtgtggtgtcaACGTGGTTCTAGAAAAGGCTACCAGTGACGAACACGGACCACACGGATTGCGATCAACTTGCACCAGTTGATTATGGGAACTTACTCTGAGCACGGGGCAGTCGGTTCTTGAGAGACGCCCTTATGTAACAGCATCGGGCCACGTCTCTTTATCATTCCAATCGACTAGACTTCTCAACGATGTGGACGCTCCGCAGAAAACCCCTTCGTTCAAAGTCTCCGTTGCTCGAGATGGCGCGATGTTGCTGGACAGCTGCTCTGCGCGTTGATCTACGCACGGTGCCGTTAGTTCAATTTGGTATGCACGGTTTTaatggacgacgacgatggcagcTGCACCGGTTCCACTGCTGCGCTCGAGATCTCGAGCGTCTCAAACCGCGTGACCGCGCTGAGATGTGGTCGTACTTGACGGCGGGcatccgttttctttccgtgCCCGATCAGTGGAACCGGTCCGAACGGCGATCGGAGATCATTGTTCTGCCAACGATCATACGTAGTTAGGTGGCTTGGAAGATTCTTTCCCTTCGATGGGCCGCTGCTCGCGAAAAGGCCGAAGAACTGGCCTTGAGCCACCAATCCGCGCCACTAGAACCATCCGTTTACTGATGACGATTCCAAAGGCAGCGTTTGTTTAATTACCGCGCGGAAAACAACAATGCTGTGCGCAgcattttctgttgtttcgtCTTCTTCTCCTCCGTTGACGAGTGCGGCTTCCGCAAATAACCTTCGCCGCGTATGAAAACGGTGGCTCGTGCGCGGAATCCACTGATGTGAATTCACCGTGAAATCACCGGCTGGAAACGGGCGGCCCAATCCGAATGCTgacaccattttttttttgttttgcgccaGCCCAGCCACCATAACCTTTACGTCCGTTACTTAGTTTGGTGCCAaggttttgtgtgcggttttttttaCGCAATAGCGAATTGATCGATATGAAcagtgagtgagcgagtgagtggGGCGGGAATTGTTAGGGGATGGCCAAGAGCCACTGGGACCCACTTCTCACGGTGAAGGTTAATCTTTAATTCATAGGCTCGTGTTTCGTTAAAGTTCTAGCCTCAGGGGGGCCCCAAAGTGAATGGTTtgggaaacgaaaaatgtTGTTAAGGAAACTAATGTAGAATGCGATGCGGGTTGTGTTGGGTTCACTCAGGAACAGGAAAGGAGTTGCTAGTTCCACATCAAATATATTGGTGGTTGTTCGTCCTTCTCAAAGCCCGAAGCAACCGGATGCCACAATGCAATTCGCTTGCAACATTCCGGAAAGTGAGTCGATCTGCCTTTCGAAATAATACACGGACCGAATGCAGGTGAATGGCTCGGTCTGGGTGCATAATTACCTGCCTATTTTCCGGCCTCCAAAAACCGATGCTTGGCACATACGCATGAAAGTTCTAGCATTATACGCACTGCAACATGTGCCCGGCAGAGGCTACGACCGGGCTGAGTCTGCCTGAGTTCCGGTTATTAGAGCGTAAAGGTTTCGTTTTGGGGCGGGTGCTGGCTGCATCAGGGTGCAGCTGCCGTaagctttcgctttcgatcgcgAATGGCGTTCATACCGGTGGCAGCGTAGGATCGgacaataaaagaaacaccCCTCCCCGAGGTTCCGGCCTCCGGTTCCGAAAGGAAGAGATGGATTGTGGCTACTCAGTCGCCACGGATTGGGCCACACGGATGCACTTGCAACATGGGAAATTGCATCGTGCCCCATTGCTGCAAGCTAGTTCAAGGTTTTTGGTTCGCAATCGCCACGGACGGAAGCGTTGATCTGTCTGGCTGGCTCGTAGACATGGTGCGAATTGGATGGCCTGGTTTTGTGCAAGTGCAGTAAAATTGTGTCGTAAGCCTTGCTGCCCCCAAGAAAACcgacgaccggaccggagtgcgTCAAACACATTACGGGTCGTAAAGCGGTCACTACCTTCTGTTGCCAAATAAAATGCCGAAAATTGCGTAGGACCCCCCTCCGAGCTACGAGTGAGGAAAAAAACCGATCGAAAGAAGCCGGCTAGAAGATAATTGTCGTAAGAGGGAGCCCAGCCAGAATCGAGGTCCTCCGTCAAAAAAGTTGCAtaaaaggattaaaaaaaaacctaaactAAGGCCCCCGGAGGGGCATTAAAACAGACCTGACTACTATTAACTTGCCGACAAAAAAGGCGGTTGCGGGACGGTCCTAATTGGGCCCAGATTGTAGACAAATTCAAGCGTCGAACCCGG
The nucleotide sequence above comes from Anopheles bellator chromosome 1, idAnoBellAS_SP24_06.2, whole genome shotgun sequence. Encoded proteins:
- the LOC131211441 gene encoding uncharacterized protein LOC131211441, which encodes MELNNVPDEVLYQIFDYLDVYELKPASLVCRRWAELTFSGRRMKRVCLEHRISDFDFFSNTKRNYLNIKVNALYSQVDQFESLVRLLRTLKSNIRMLDLKCDVTSEQLRLLLLEAPKLEYLKIKSNCKTNGPFTVLPDDHFNIICRSMPSLQSLNMRCTCDFELKVWKHLSGQLKLAHVLLFCEEYIEPFLELTFPLLEDLSLRFGSIEELVSGRSHEFFKRHPLLRELSIRDLIPLQCFESITRHCPELTYLHLLVKDPEEDFLESLAQLTKLKHLSLEGKVARKKFHGGPKSLELVELDLKNPELLLESLFAPQLKYLKINNAHLVHLMFICDNFSYLQHLEVNVKDVIGADDSVRLNNLTHLLDLKLRGPTNIDYIHHENVRCLTISRGEVTSIHFQMITHTFPALQRLILEKCSVSLAYGEFLYKVMPHCRVDYRKRRFYPIENSYRYIQLNKMCSTQ